The proteins below come from a single Saccharopolyspora sp. SCSIO 74807 genomic window:
- the kdpF gene encoding K(+)-transporting ATPase subunit F has translation MIAANVAGGVLALLLVAYLLVALIRPGRF, from the coding sequence GTGATCGCGGCCAACGTCGCGGGCGGAGTGCTCGCGTTGCTGCTCGTCGCCTACTTGTTGGTCGCGTTGATCCGGCCGGGGAGGTTCTGA
- a CDS encoding HAMP domain-containing sensor histidine kinase, with protein sequence MLKRLLPRTLRGRLLLVLIGATVAGLLAMGFANQVMLKKSLMDRLDDRLREMSRPWEHGRPPPGPPPGQRDPHDKPDWLPTDFRVLLFDADGRLVRIDGPSASDPKRPVIHPSDLEHEFATVPDSLGGANWRVRTVTLPDGSVRALALTTDNVGIPLQLLMFIELGVGAVVVAVLVVAALVTVRLGLRPLTRIEHTADAIATGELDRRIPDQDPGTETGRLGAALNTMLGRLTSALQQREQSEHRLRRFVADASHELRTPLTSIRGFAELYRRSEDPDAETVRMMMSRIEGEAVRMSDLVEDLLLLARLDRERSVDLVDVDLVPLARDVAGDARVRDGDRDIELVVPERPVRVLGDGHRLRQVLTNLTTNALVHTTPGTPVRIEVEHGAVDDSDAVGAGAPVEPATAMGVVSISDRGPGIAPEHARRIFDRFYRVDDGRERSEGGTGLGLAITAAIAEAHNGRVELAANPSGGSTFRLLIPLS encoded by the coding sequence ATGCTGAAGCGCTTGCTGCCGCGGACGCTGCGCGGCCGGCTGCTGCTGGTGCTGATCGGCGCGACCGTGGCGGGCCTGCTGGCCATGGGGTTCGCCAACCAGGTGATGCTCAAGAAGTCCCTGATGGACCGGCTCGACGACCGGCTGCGGGAGATGTCCCGCCCGTGGGAGCACGGCCGCCCGCCGCCGGGGCCGCCACCGGGGCAGCGCGATCCGCACGACAAGCCGGACTGGTTGCCCACGGACTTCCGGGTGTTGCTGTTCGACGCGGACGGCAGGCTGGTGCGCATCGACGGGCCTTCCGCGAGCGACCCGAAGCGCCCGGTGATCCACCCCTCCGATCTGGAGCACGAGTTCGCGACCGTGCCGGACAGCCTCGGCGGCGCGAACTGGCGGGTGCGCACGGTGACGCTGCCGGACGGGAGCGTGCGGGCGCTGGCGCTGACCACCGACAACGTCGGCATCCCGTTGCAGCTGCTGATGTTCATCGAGCTGGGCGTCGGCGCGGTCGTGGTGGCGGTGCTGGTGGTGGCCGCGTTGGTGACGGTGCGGCTGGGGCTGCGGCCGCTGACCCGGATCGAGCACACCGCCGACGCCATCGCCACCGGCGAGCTGGACCGGCGCATCCCGGACCAGGACCCGGGCACCGAGACGGGCCGGCTGGGCGCGGCGCTGAACACGATGCTCGGCCGCCTCACTTCCGCGTTGCAGCAGCGGGAGCAGTCCGAGCACCGGTTGCGCCGGTTCGTCGCGGACGCTTCGCACGAGCTGCGCACCCCGCTGACTTCGATCCGCGGTTTCGCCGAGCTCTACCGGCGCAGCGAGGACCCGGACGCGGAGACGGTGCGGATGATGATGTCCCGCATCGAAGGCGAGGCCGTGCGGATGAGCGATCTGGTGGAGGACCTGCTGCTGCTGGCCCGGCTGGACCGCGAGCGTTCCGTCGACCTGGTGGACGTGGACCTGGTGCCGTTGGCGCGCGACGTGGCGGGGGACGCGCGGGTCCGCGACGGCGATCGGGACATCGAGCTGGTCGTGCCGGAGCGCCCGGTGCGGGTGCTCGGCGACGGGCACCGGCTGCGCCAGGTGCTGACGAACCTCACGACGAACGCGCTGGTGCACACCACGCCCGGCACGCCGGTGCGGATCGAGGTCGAGCACGGTGCGGTGGACGACTCGGACGCGGTCGGTGCGGGGGCGCCGGTCGAGCCGGCCACGGCGATGGGCGTGGTCTCGATCAGCGACCGCGGCCCGGGCATCGCGCCGGAGCACGCCCGCCGCATCTTCGACCGGTTCTACCGGGTCGACGACGGCCGGGAGCGTTCCGAGGGCGGCACCGGCCTCGGCCTGGCGATCACCGCCGCGATCGCCGAGGCGCACAACGGCCGCGTCGAACTCGCCGCGAACCCCTCCGGCGGCAGCACTTTCCGCCTGCTCATCCCGCTGAGCTGA
- a CDS encoding response regulator transcription factor encodes MEDGKTPSARVLVVDDEPNILELLTAALRLSGFEVQGAASGAEALSAASDFRPHIVVLDVMLPDQDGFAVARRLRTGGDAVPVLFLTARDSVEDRIAGLTAGGDDYVTKPFSLDEVVLRLRAILRRAQPAQLAEPDSRLHYHDLELDEETYEVRRSDKLVNLSPTEFKLLRYLLINAEKVVSKTQILDRVWNYEFGGDSRIVESYISYLRRKVDFVQPALIHTIRGVGYVLRIPPEERC; translated from the coding sequence GTGGAAGATGGAAAGACGCCCTCGGCGCGCGTGCTGGTCGTCGACGACGAACCCAACATCCTGGAACTGCTCACCGCCGCCCTCCGGCTGAGCGGCTTCGAGGTGCAGGGCGCGGCAAGCGGCGCCGAGGCGCTCAGCGCAGCGAGCGATTTCCGCCCGCACATCGTGGTGCTGGACGTGATGCTGCCGGACCAGGACGGCTTCGCGGTGGCCCGCAGGCTCCGCACCGGCGGCGATGCCGTGCCGGTGCTGTTCCTGACCGCGCGCGACTCGGTGGAGGACCGCATCGCCGGGCTCACCGCGGGCGGCGACGACTACGTGACGAAACCGTTCAGCCTCGACGAGGTGGTGCTGCGGCTGCGCGCGATTCTGCGCCGCGCCCAGCCCGCGCAGCTCGCCGAGCCCGATTCGCGGCTGCACTACCACGACCTGGAGCTGGACGAGGAGACCTACGAGGTGCGCCGGTCGGACAAGCTGGTGAACCTCTCGCCGACCGAGTTCAAGCTGCTGCGCTACCTGCTGATCAACGCGGAGAAGGTGGTCAGCAAGACCCAGATCCTGGACCGGGTGTGGAACTACGAGTTCGGCGGGGACAGCCGGATCGTCGAGTCCTACATCAGCTACCTGCGCCGCAAGGTCGATTTCGTGCAGCCCGCGCTGATCCACACCATCCGCGGCGTCGGCTACGTGCTCCGGATCCCGCCGGAGGAACGATGCTGA
- a CDS encoding glycosyltransferase family 39 protein, producing MTTTAVLGAPTAGAADAAHRSRWQPAALAAICLLAGALYAWGIGDSWGNSYYSAAVKSMSQSFENFFFGSFDPVGVVTVDKPPMALWVQVISVLLLGYNKVAMLLPQVLAGVAAVFLLHRTVRRWAGEHAALLAALVMALTPITVAINQDNNPDTLLVLLVVAAAYALTRALSAERASRASWWLAASAALIGCGFLTKMLQAWMVLPVFIAVYLVGRETSWTRRIADLAIAAATVLVSSFWWVAATMLWPDPKPYIGGSEDGSALDLILGYNGFGRILGGEGNGGGGGGPGGGPGGGFSGEAGILRFANEKLAGQISWLMPLCALVLIAVVVGAVLRRRAGEPFDRKRAAGWLLWGGWLVLIWFMFSFAQGTMHPYYTTMLAPAIGAVAGAGIVAAWRAYRAPQGKTWLLLPVGVLLTVVWAVVLVHRDPEWNVWAAYLAIGFGVLALAALLLGRSRAALGKVALTLSLAAALVVPSVWSVAAAASGESGMGGANPMAGPSSGMGPGGGGPPGMSGPGQADPGQSGSGQPGSGQPGSGRQGQDGKQGGGDGPGRRGGMSGGPGGEESLSAEQKSLLAYVSGNAGDREVPLAVEGGSHGAASYLINSELPAVGMGGFMGSDDAPSVQQLTEWKSTGQLGFVQLGGGPGGGPGGPGGSGKQGPPGQGGHSQGGHSQGASDQNGPGAQRSQGPGGEKRTERQQWVQQNCTEVPPATYGATTESDEMGSNSTQLYDCRS from the coding sequence ATGACCACCACGGCCGTACTCGGCGCGCCCACCGCGGGCGCGGCCGACGCCGCACACCGCAGCCGGTGGCAACCGGCGGCACTGGCGGCGATCTGCCTGCTCGCCGGCGCCCTCTACGCGTGGGGAATCGGCGATTCCTGGGGCAACAGCTACTACTCCGCGGCCGTCAAATCGATGTCGCAGAGCTTCGAGAACTTCTTCTTCGGCTCCTTCGACCCGGTCGGAGTGGTCACAGTGGACAAACCGCCGATGGCGCTGTGGGTTCAAGTGATCTCGGTGCTGCTGCTCGGCTACAACAAAGTCGCGATGCTGCTGCCGCAAGTGCTGGCCGGAGTCGCGGCCGTGTTCCTGCTGCACCGCACCGTGCGGCGATGGGCGGGTGAGCACGCGGCGCTGCTGGCGGCGCTGGTCATGGCGCTCACCCCGATCACCGTGGCGATCAACCAGGACAACAACCCGGACACCCTGCTGGTGCTACTGGTCGTCGCCGCGGCCTACGCACTGACCAGGGCCTTGTCAGCGGAGCGTGCCTCGCGGGCCAGCTGGTGGCTGGCAGCCTCGGCCGCGCTGATCGGCTGCGGCTTCCTCACCAAAATGCTGCAGGCCTGGATGGTGCTGCCAGTGTTCATCGCGGTCTACCTCGTGGGCCGCGAGACCTCGTGGACACGACGCATCGCCGATTTGGCCATCGCAGCAGCGACCGTGCTGGTGTCGTCGTTCTGGTGGGTCGCGGCAACCATGCTGTGGCCCGACCCCAAGCCCTACATCGGCGGCAGCGAAGACGGCTCCGCACTGGACCTCATCCTCGGCTACAACGGATTCGGCCGAATCCTCGGCGGCGAGGGCAACGGCGGCGGTGGCGGCGGTCCGGGCGGTGGGCCCGGTGGCGGCTTCTCCGGCGAGGCCGGAATCCTGCGCTTCGCCAACGAAAAGCTCGCGGGACAGATCAGCTGGCTGATGCCGCTGTGCGCGCTGGTGCTGATCGCCGTCGTGGTCGGTGCCGTGCTGCGGCGGCGGGCGGGTGAGCCGTTCGACCGCAAGCGCGCGGCGGGTTGGTTGCTGTGGGGTGGCTGGCTGGTGCTGATCTGGTTCATGTTCAGCTTCGCCCAGGGCACGATGCATCCCTATTACACGACGATGCTGGCTCCGGCGATCGGTGCGGTCGCGGGCGCGGGGATCGTCGCAGCATGGCGCGCTTACCGGGCGCCGCAAGGGAAAACCTGGCTGCTGCTGCCGGTCGGCGTGCTGCTCACGGTCGTTTGGGCGGTGGTGCTCGTTCACCGCGATCCGGAGTGGAACGTCTGGGCCGCGTACCTGGCGATCGGTTTCGGCGTGCTCGCGTTGGCGGCGTTGCTGCTCGGGCGGAGCCGGGCCGCGCTCGGCAAGGTCGCGTTGACGTTGTCGCTGGCCGCGGCGCTCGTGGTGCCGAGCGTGTGGTCGGTGGCGGCCGCGGCCTCGGGGGAGAGCGGCATGGGCGGGGCCAATCCGATGGCCGGGCCGTCCAGCGGCATGGGGCCCGGTGGGGGCGGTCCGCCCGGGATGTCCGGACCGGGGCAGGCTGATCCGGGGCAGTCCGGTTCGGGCCAGCCGGGGTCGGGCCAGCCCGGTTCGGGTCGGCAAGGCCAGGACGGCAAGCAGGGCGGCGGCGACGGTCCCGGGCGGCGCGGCGGGATGTCCGGCGGCCCCGGCGGCGAGGAATCGCTCAGCGCGGAGCAGAAGTCGCTGCTCGCCTACGTCTCCGGCAACGCCGGTGACCGGGAGGTTCCGCTGGCGGTCGAGGGCGGTTCGCACGGCGCCGCCTCCTACCTGATCAACAGCGAGCTGCCCGCTGTCGGCATGGGCGGGTTCATGGGCAGCGACGACGCCCCGTCGGTGCAGCAGCTCACGGAGTGGAAGAGCACCGGCCAGCTCGGCTTCGTCCAGCTCGGCGGCGGCCCCGGTGGCGGCCCCGGCGGCCCCGGCGGTTCGGGCAAGCAGGGCCCGCCCGGTCAGGGCGGTCACAGTCAGGGCGGTCACAGTCAGGGCGCCTCTGATCAGAATGGCCCCGGCGCGCAGCGCTCCCAAGGCCCCGGCGGCGAAAAGCGCACCGAACGCCAGCAATGGGTGCAGCAGAACTGCACCGAGGTACCCCCGGCGACCTACGGCGCCACCACCGAGTCCGACGAGATGGGCAGCAACTCCACCCAGCTCTACGACTGCCGCTCCTAA
- the asnB gene encoding asparagine synthase (glutamine-hydrolyzing): MCGISGWIDFRRDLTREQPVIDAMCETMACRGPDDSGTWVQPHAALGHRRLAIIDLPGGTQPMEVQTPDGKVGMVYSGEAYNFSELRGELRRRGHHFDTDSDTEVVLHGYLEWGADVAEKLNGMYAFAIWDTRTEQLLLIRDRMGIKPLYYQPTENGVLFGSEPKAILANPEVDKVVDADGLRELFSFTKSPGKAVWQGMHEVKPGTIVTFDRNGLREHTYWQLDVAEHTDGQDASVGHVRELLDDIVARQLVADVPRCVLLSGGLDSSALTALSAQQLREQGETVRSFAVDFVGQTENFVPDPVRDTPDGPYVQDVHKHVGSEHKDIVLDPQSLADPAVRRAAVASRDLPMGLGDMDNSLFLLFKKIREHSTVALSGESADEVFGGYKWFHDPQVQQANTFPWLAFGMARHAQSDGNEVLNPGIAQRLDIPGYIQSEYDQAVAAMPRKETDSPFEAKMREICYLHLTRMVRSLLDRKDRLSMAVGLEVRVPFCDHRLVEYVFNTPWSLKTFDDREKSLLRHATSDVLPKSVVDRVKSPYPSTQDPKYAGELQKQVADLLSTGDRSLELMNEQWARSAVRLDPSEVDTNTRNMFERILDVSQWFDLHNPTIKV; the protein is encoded by the coding sequence ATGTGCGGAATCTCCGGCTGGATCGACTTCCGCCGAGACCTGACCCGGGAACAGCCCGTGATCGACGCGATGTGCGAGACCATGGCCTGCCGCGGGCCGGACGACTCGGGCACCTGGGTCCAACCGCACGCCGCCCTCGGGCACCGCAGGCTCGCGATCATCGACCTGCCCGGCGGGACCCAGCCGATGGAGGTCCAGACCCCCGACGGCAAGGTCGGCATGGTCTACAGCGGCGAGGCGTACAACTTCTCCGAGCTGCGCGGTGAACTCCGCCGCCGCGGGCACCACTTCGACACCGACAGCGACACCGAGGTCGTGCTGCACGGCTACCTGGAGTGGGGCGCCGACGTCGCCGAGAAGCTCAACGGCATGTACGCCTTCGCCATCTGGGACACCCGGACCGAGCAGCTGCTGCTGATCCGCGACCGGATGGGCATCAAGCCGCTGTACTACCAGCCCACCGAGAACGGCGTGCTGTTCGGCTCGGAGCCGAAGGCGATCCTGGCCAACCCCGAGGTCGACAAGGTCGTCGACGCCGACGGGCTGCGCGAGCTGTTCTCCTTCACCAAGTCCCCCGGCAAGGCCGTGTGGCAGGGCATGCACGAGGTCAAGCCCGGCACCATCGTCACCTTCGACCGCAACGGCCTGCGCGAGCACACCTACTGGCAGCTCGACGTCGCCGAGCACACCGACGGGCAGGACGCCAGCGTCGGGCACGTGCGCGAACTGCTCGACGACATCGTCGCCCGCCAGCTCGTCGCCGACGTGCCGCGCTGCGTGCTGCTGTCCGGCGGGCTGGACTCCAGCGCGCTGACCGCGCTGTCCGCGCAACAGCTGCGCGAGCAGGGCGAGACGGTGCGCAGCTTCGCGGTCGACTTCGTCGGCCAGACCGAGAACTTCGTGCCCGACCCGGTGCGCGACACCCCGGACGGGCCGTACGTGCAGGACGTGCACAAGCACGTCGGCTCCGAGCACAAGGACATCGTGCTCGATCCGCAGTCGCTGGCCGACCCGGCGGTGCGCCGCGCCGCAGTGGCCTCCCGGGACCTGCCGATGGGGCTCGGCGACATGGACAACTCGCTGTTCCTACTGTTCAAGAAGATCCGCGAGCACTCCACGGTGGCGCTGTCCGGCGAGTCCGCCGACGAGGTCTTCGGCGGCTACAAGTGGTTCCACGACCCGCAGGTGCAGCAGGCAAACACCTTCCCGTGGCTGGCGTTCGGGATGGCCCGGCACGCCCAGAGCGACGGCAACGAGGTCCTCAACCCCGGCATCGCGCAGCGGCTGGACATCCCCGGCTACATCCAGTCCGAGTACGACCAGGCCGTGGCGGCCATGCCGCGCAAGGAGACCGACAGCCCGTTCGAGGCCAAGATGCGGGAGATCTGCTACCTGCACCTGACCCGGATGGTGCGCAGCCTGCTGGACCGCAAGGACCGGCTGAGCATGGCGGTCGGGCTGGAGGTCCGGGTGCCGTTCTGCGACCACCGGCTGGTGGAGTACGTGTTCAACACGCCCTGGTCGCTGAAGACGTTCGACGACCGGGAGAAGAGCCTGCTGCGGCACGCCACCTCCGACGTGCTGCCGAAGTCGGTGGTGGACCGGGTGAAGAGCCCGTATCCGTCCACTCAGGACCCGAAGTACGCGGGTGAGCTGCAGAAGCAGGTCGCCGACCTGCTCTCGACCGGGGACCGGTCGCTGGAGCTGATGAACGAGCAGTGGGCGCGGTCCGCGGTCCGGCTCGATCCGTCCGAAGTGGACACCAACACGCGGAACATGTTCGAGCGGATCCTCGACGTGTCCCAGTGGTTCGACCTGCACAACCCGACCATCAAGGTCTGA
- a CDS encoding bifunctional glycosyltransferase family 2/GtrA family protein, whose protein sequence is MPHGSVETARRGTAPRATATVDLVIPVYNEERSLPGCLQVLGEHLRRDFPFDWSITVVDNASTDGTLRVANELAETIPNVRVLHLDRKGRGLALRTAWGYSDADVVVYMDVDLSTGLDALLPLVAPLVNGHSDLAVGSRLAPGSRTVRGTKREMISRAYNKVIHWTHGARFSDAQCGFKAARTDVVRPLLAQVHDDAWFFDTELLLLAEHNGLRVHEVPVDWVEDVDTRVNVTKTATDDLAGLLRVARAKVTGAATVTGLPRRPEPRAEHPQAVLAERENGLLWQLFSFGLIGIVSTVVTSVLYALLRSWWPPLLANLVALTVTTLWNTEANRRFTFVGRAAASGRVHLQGLIVFVLYYVVTSGALLWLDAAAPDSSRWLEVLVLIVSSVVGTALRFVLLRSWVFRPAADNPAGNPAAGNGAETASMSEKETA, encoded by the coding sequence ATGCCGCATGGAAGTGTCGAGACCGCGCGGCGGGGCACTGCGCCGCGCGCGACGGCCACGGTCGACCTGGTGATACCGGTCTACAACGAGGAGCGGTCCCTGCCCGGCTGCTTGCAGGTGCTGGGGGAGCACTTGAGGCGGGATTTCCCGTTCGATTGGTCGATCACGGTCGTGGACAACGCGAGCACGGACGGCACGCTGCGGGTGGCGAACGAACTCGCCGAGACGATCCCGAACGTGCGAGTGCTGCATTTGGACCGCAAGGGCCGTGGTTTGGCGTTGCGCACCGCTTGGGGCTACAGCGACGCGGACGTGGTGGTCTACATGGACGTGGACCTCTCGACCGGGCTGGACGCGCTGTTGCCGCTGGTGGCGCCGCTGGTCAACGGTCATTCGGACCTGGCGGTCGGGTCGCGGCTGGCGCCGGGTTCGCGGACCGTGCGCGGGACCAAGCGGGAAATGATCTCCCGCGCGTACAACAAGGTGATCCACTGGACGCACGGCGCGCGGTTCTCCGACGCGCAGTGCGGCTTCAAGGCCGCCCGCACCGATGTGGTGCGTCCGCTGCTGGCCCAGGTGCACGACGATGCGTGGTTCTTCGACACGGAGTTGTTGCTGCTGGCCGAGCACAACGGTCTGCGGGTGCACGAGGTGCCGGTGGACTGGGTGGAGGACGTCGACACCCGCGTCAACGTCACCAAGACCGCCACCGACGACCTCGCCGGGCTGCTGCGGGTCGCCCGCGCGAAGGTGACCGGTGCCGCGACGGTGACCGGGCTGCCGCGCAGGCCCGAGCCGCGCGCCGAGCATCCGCAGGCGGTGCTGGCCGAGCGGGAGAACGGGTTGCTGTGGCAGCTGTTCTCGTTCGGGCTGATCGGCATCGTGTCCACTGTGGTCACCTCGGTGCTGTACGCGCTGCTGCGCAGCTGGTGGCCACCGCTGCTGGCGAACCTGGTGGCGCTGACCGTGACGACGCTGTGGAACACCGAGGCGAATCGCCGGTTCACCTTCGTCGGGCGCGCCGCCGCCTCCGGCCGCGTGCACCTGCAAGGGCTGATCGTGTTCGTCCTGTATTACGTCGTGACCTCCGGTGCGCTGCTGTGGCTGGACGCGGCGGCGCCGGATTCCTCGCGATGGCTGGAAGTTCTCGTGTTGATCGTGTCCTCGGTGGTCGGTACGGCGCTGCGGTTCGTGCTGCTGCGCTCGTGGGTGTTCCGGCCCGCCGCCGACAACCCCGCCGGAAACCCCGCTGCTGGAAACGGGGCGGAGACCGCCTCGATGAGCGAAAAGGAAACAGCATGA
- a CDS encoding glycosyltransferase family 39 protein: MSNPERSRAARLVLGEVTDPPWARPALIGVLALAAVLGTWALSINEWANTYYSATVLGMTQSWKAFFFGAVDAGSFITVDKPPLALWVQALSARMFGFNTWSLLVPQAIASVLTVWVVHHVVRRAFGHVAGLLAALVLAVTPIAVVMARHNNPDALLVLLGALALWAASNAIRSGRLLPLVWCAVAVGLAFNVKMLQAYFVLPVIAVVYLVAGKPRWTRKLRDLGVATAVLAVVSASWMVAVDATPADARPYVGGSTDNTVRELLLGYNGLGRVFGQEHIASPGMMGGGPGGPGGPGGMPGQMPPGGPGGPGGGSPGGPGGGPGGGGPGSDEGSLTRLVSGQVAGQIAWLFPLAAFGTVATLVYLRGRPRKDAQRADFLLWAGTLLVTAAVFSFASGIWHPYYTVALAPPLAAVVGMGVVSMARLYRVSSWWGALFPLSVGCTGVWCGYLLSGSDFLPWLPPVVAVLTAVSVGVLGLMLTFTRQRRMRRAKLLVAAGTAGLVAMLSGPMSYALTPLSEPVQSTFPSAGPSGGGPSGPGGPGRGRGPMSDGSQARRAQNPPGQHGPSAPNSPSLDGGSPNAQSPGQKSRRGGPGGSSELPDSAVRYLTARHHGETWLVATVGAMVAAPVILRTGEPVMAVGGYNGNDPAPTVDELRRYVRDGELRFVWTDGTSGVRSMGGEVDTRVVDESMGWVAAHCTAVAPAEYGGTEPVPTGETRLYDCAKPR, from the coding sequence TTGAGCAATCCGGAACGGTCTCGCGCAGCCCGGCTCGTGCTGGGCGAGGTCACCGATCCGCCCTGGGCACGGCCCGCGTTGATCGGAGTGCTCGCGCTGGCCGCGGTGCTCGGCACGTGGGCGCTGTCGATCAACGAGTGGGCGAACACCTACTACTCGGCGACCGTGCTGGGCATGACCCAGAGCTGGAAGGCGTTCTTCTTCGGCGCGGTGGACGCGGGCTCGTTCATCACGGTGGACAAGCCGCCGCTGGCGCTGTGGGTGCAGGCGCTGTCGGCCCGGATGTTCGGGTTCAACACGTGGAGCCTGCTGGTGCCGCAGGCCATCGCCTCGGTGCTGACGGTGTGGGTCGTGCACCACGTGGTGCGGCGCGCGTTCGGCCACGTGGCGGGGCTGCTGGCGGCGCTGGTGCTGGCGGTGACTCCGATCGCGGTGGTCATGGCGCGGCACAACAACCCGGACGCGCTGCTGGTGCTGCTGGGCGCGCTGGCGCTGTGGGCGGCGTCCAACGCGATCCGCTCCGGAAGGCTGCTGCCGCTGGTGTGGTGCGCCGTCGCGGTCGGGCTCGCGTTCAACGTGAAGATGCTGCAGGCGTACTTCGTGCTTCCGGTGATCGCGGTGGTGTACCTGGTGGCCGGGAAACCGCGCTGGACGCGGAAGTTGCGGGATCTCGGTGTGGCCACGGCCGTGCTGGCGGTGGTGAGCGCGTCCTGGATGGTCGCCGTGGACGCGACGCCCGCCGATGCGCGGCCGTACGTCGGCGGCAGCACCGACAACACCGTGCGTGAGCTGCTGCTCGGCTACAACGGCCTCGGCCGCGTCTTCGGGCAGGAGCACATCGCTTCGCCCGGGATGATGGGCGGTGGGCCGGGTGGTCCCGGCGGACCCGGTGGGATGCCTGGGCAGATGCCGCCCGGCGGACCGGGCGGGCCCGGTGGCGGTAGTCCCGGTGGTCCCGGTGGCGGGCCTGGTGGCGGCGGTCCCGGCTCGGACGAAGGCAGCTTGACCAGGCTCGTCAGCGGCCAGGTCGCCGGGCAGATCGCCTGGCTGTTCCCGCTTGCCGCGTTCGGCACCGTCGCGACGCTGGTCTACCTGCGCGGGCGCCCGCGCAAGGACGCGCAGCGCGCGGATTTCCTGCTCTGGGCCGGAACTCTGCTGGTGACGGCCGCGGTGTTCAGCTTCGCCTCCGGCATCTGGCACCCGTACTACACCGTGGCGCTGGCGCCTCCGCTGGCAGCCGTAGTCGGCATGGGCGTGGTGAGCATGGCCCGGTTGTACCGCGTCTCGTCCTGGTGGGGCGCGCTGTTCCCGTTGTCGGTCGGCTGCACCGGGGTGTGGTGCGGGTATTTGCTCTCCGGCTCCGATTTCCTGCCGTGGCTGCCGCCGGTGGTCGCGGTGCTCACGGCGGTGTCGGTCGGCGTGCTCGGGCTGATGCTGACGTTCACGCGCCAGCGGCGGATGCGCAGGGCGAAACTGCTGGTCGCGGCAGGAACGGCGGGTCTGGTGGCGATGCTGTCCGGGCCGATGTCCTACGCGCTGACTCCGCTGAGCGAACCGGTGCAGTCGACCTTCCCCAGCGCGGGACCGTCCGGCGGCGGTCCGAGTGGTCCGGGCGGTCCGGGACGAGGCCGCGGCCCGATGTCGGACGGTTCGCAGGCCCGGCGGGCGCAGAACCCTCCCGGACAGCACGGCCCGAGCGCGCCGAACTCCCCCAGCCTGGACGGCGGATCGCCGAATGCCCAATCACCGGGCCAGAAATCCCGCCGTGGCGGCCCGGGCGGCAGCAGCGAACTACCCGACTCCGCGGTGCGCTACCTGACCGCCCGGCACCACGGCGAAACCTGGCTCGTGGCCACCGTCGGCGCCATGGTGGCCGCACCGGTCATCCTGCGAACCGGCGAGCCGGTGATGGCCGTCGGCGGCTACAACGGCAACGACCCGGCGCCCACAGTGGACGAACTCCGGCGATACGTCCGCGACGGCGAACTTCGCTTCGTGTGGACCGACGGGACATCCGGCGTCCGCAGCATGGGCGGCGAGGTCGACACCCGGGTAGTCGACGAGTCGATGGGCTGGGTCGCCGCGCACTGCACCGCCGTGGCTCCCGCCGAATACGGCGGAACGGAGCCGGTTCCGACGGGCGAAACGCGGCTCTACGACTGCGCGAAGCCGCGCTGA